Sequence from the Ornithinimicrobium humiphilum genome:
CGCACCAGCGGCGGCGCCGCGATGAGCAGCACGATGAGCGACTGGACGACGAGCACGATGTCGATCGGCGTCGCCGTCTGCGACTGCATGAGGAAGCCCCCGGCCTTGAGGGCGCCGAAGAGCAGCCCGGCGAAGAAGGTGCCGAGCGGTCGGGAACGTCCGAGCAGCGCCACGGTGATCGCGTCGAAGCCGTAGGACGCCGCGACACCCGCCGTCAGCGAGCGCTCGGTGCCCAGCACCTGCCCGGTCGCCGCGAGACCCGCGAGCGCACCGGCGATGAGCATGGTGATGACCGTGACCCGGCCGACCGACATACCGGCGGTGCGGGCGGCGGCGGGGTTGGCGCCGGCGGCGCGCAGCTCGAAGCCGATCGTCGAGCGCTCCAGCAGCCACCACACGAAGACGGTGGCGAGGATCGCGACCACGAAGCCCCAGTGCAGGCGGAAGGTGTTGCCGGGGACCAGCCAGTCCGGGACGAGCAGGGGGTAGGTCGCGTCCGCGGACACCGCGGGGCTGCGCTGCCCGGTGCGGCCGGGGTTGAAGGTCGGCTGCTTGAGCACGTAGCTGATGAGGTAGACCGCGATGTAGTTGAGCATGATCGTGACGATCACCTCGTTGGCCCCGAAGCGGGCCTTGAGGAGGCCCGGGATGCCGGCGTAGACGGCACCACCGATCGCGCCACCGAGCATCGCCACCAGCAGGTGGATGCCGACCGGCAGGTCGAAGGCGAAGCCGAGCCAGGCGGCCACGATGGCGCCGACGATGATCTGGCCCTGCGCACCGATGTTGAACAGACCGGCGCGGAAGCCGACGGCGATGCCCAGACCGGCGAGGATCAGAGGCACGGAGAAGACCAGCGACTCGGTGAGCGGCTTGATCATCCCGGCGAAGGTGGCGGCCTTCCAGTCGAAGACCGAGCCGCGGAA
This genomic interval carries:
- a CDS encoding ABC transporter permease, encoding MSEGSDAGEEQATAAAPPALTGTEGATQSPGGPTHRETERPSVLQQILSGSALMSVLAFVLALVIGGLLIAFADQDTREAAGYFFSRPTDTLGAAWSAVWDAYVAMFRGSVFDWKAATFAGMIKPLTESLVFSVPLILAGLGIAVGFRAGLFNIGAQGQIIVGAIVAAWLGFAFDLPVGIHLLVAMLGGAIGGAVYAGIPGLLKARFGANEVIVTIMLNYIAVYLISYVLKQPTFNPGRTGQRSPAVSADATYPLLVPDWLVPGNTFRLHWGFVVAILATVFVWWLLERSTIGFELRAAGANPAAARTAGMSVGRVTVITMLIAGALAGLAATGQVLGTERSLTAGVAASYGFDAITVALLGRSRPLGTFFAGLLFGALKAGGFLMQSQTATPIDIVLVVQSLIVLLIAAPPLVRAVFRLPAPGPRVRRPSRSTTTKEVTA